One Candidatus Ornithobacterium hominis genomic region harbors:
- a CDS encoding glycosyltransferase family 4 protein, whose protein sequence is MKKPKIVRITTVPLSLDKLLEGQLKYMANHFEVIAVSCWEDGYLKKIAEREGVQYHSIEMTRSITPAQDLKALFRMVKFLRQEKPEIVHSITPKAGLLSMVAAKLAGVPIRVHTFTGLIFPYKTGILQKILILTDKILCACATHIIPEGKGVKDDLIRFNITSKRLEIIGNGNVNGINAKFFSQNHFSEEFLKALKKNLNISENDFVFIFVGRLVKDKGINELITAFSKIQQKNLKLLLVGSFEQNLDPLEENTLTEINQNPNIISVGWQNDVRPYFAISDALVFPSYREGFPNVVMQAGAMGLPSIVSDINGCNEIIIDNVNGIIIPAKDENAIQSAMKNLYENKVLYQQLKSNSRTLIISRFPQKLIWNEIKIFYTSALAQI, encoded by the coding sequence ATGAAAAAGCCTAAGATTGTACGCATTACAACTGTTCCCCTTTCTTTAGACAAACTTTTAGAAGGTCAATTAAAGTACATGGCTAATCATTTTGAGGTAATAGCCGTTAGTTGTTGGGAAGATGGATATTTAAAAAAAATAGCTGAAAGAGAAGGCGTTCAATATCACTCCATTGAAATGACCCGAAGCATTACCCCCGCTCAAGATCTAAAAGCTCTCTTCCGAATGGTGAAATTTCTGCGTCAAGAAAAGCCAGAAATTGTGCACTCCATTACCCCAAAAGCAGGTTTGCTTAGTATGGTTGCCGCCAAATTAGCTGGAGTTCCTATTCGTGTGCATACTTTTACAGGACTTATATTCCCTTACAAAACTGGCATTTTGCAAAAGATTCTCATCTTGACGGATAAAATTCTTTGCGCTTGTGCTACGCACATTATCCCAGAAGGCAAAGGTGTAAAAGATGATTTAATCCGCTTCAATATCACATCTAAACGGCTTGAAATCATCGGTAATGGTAATGTCAACGGAATTAATGCTAAGTTCTTTTCACAAAATCACTTTTCTGAAGAATTTTTAAAGGCTTTAAAAAAAAATTTAAATATCAGTGAAAATGATTTTGTCTTTATTTTTGTAGGAAGATTGGTAAAAGATAAAGGTATTAATGAATTGATAACTGCTTTTTCAAAAATACAACAGAAAAATCTTAAATTATTATTAGTTGGTTCTTTTGAACAAAATTTAGATCCTTTAGAAGAAAATACCTTAACTGAAATCAATCAAAATCCAAATATCATTTCTGTAGGTTGGCAAAACGATGTCCGCCCCTATTTTGCTATAAGTGATGCCTTGGTCTTCCCCAGTTACCGTGAAGGCTTCCCCAATGTAGTGATGCAAGCTGGTGCTATGGGGTTGCCCAGTATTGTGAGCGACATCAACGGATGCAATGAAATTATTATAGACAATGTAAATGGCATCATCATTCCAGCTAAAGATGAGAATGCCATACAATCAGCCATGAAAAATTTATATGAGAATAAAGTATTATACCAACAATTAAAATCTAATAGCCGTACTTTAATTATTTCTCGTTTTCCGCAAAAGCTTATTTGGAATGAAATCAAAATTTTTTACACATCAGCTTTAGCTCAAATTTAA
- the cysN gene encoding sulfate adenylyltransferase subunit CysN, with protein sequence MNNKERELLRFTTAGSVDDGKSTLIGRLLYDSKSIFQDQLNAVEESSKKKGLEHVDFSLLTDGLKDERAQGITIDVAYRYFSTPKRKFIIADTPGHIQYTRNMVTGASTANLALILIDVRNGVVEQTKRHSFIASLLQIPHAIVCVNKMDLVDYSEEAFNKVVKEYEEFSAKMAIKDIRYVPISALHGSNVVDKSGKMPWYQGRTLLNTLETIHIASDHNFIDMRFPVQTVIRPHSDEHHDFRGYAGRVASGTVRVGDKVSVLPSGFESTVKSIHTYDGDLQQAFPPMSVTLTLEDNIDVSRGDMIVKINNQPQETQDVDVMLCWLNNKAPLPKAKYYLRHTSNEVKAMIKEIIYKVDVNTLHKNEEDKELKMNDIARVRLRTTKPIFTDEYRDNRITGSVILIDETTNETVAAGMIN encoded by the coding sequence ATGAACAATAAAGAACGCGAATTACTAAGATTCACAACTGCCGGAAGCGTAGACGACGGGAAAAGTACGCTGATTGGCAGATTGTTATACGATTCTAAATCCATATTTCAAGACCAATTAAACGCCGTAGAAGAATCATCTAAAAAGAAAGGATTAGAGCATGTAGATTTTTCCCTTTTAACCGATGGATTAAAAGACGAAAGAGCGCAAGGCATCACGATAGATGTAGCCTATCGCTATTTCTCCACACCTAAAAGAAAATTCATTATTGCAGATACGCCAGGGCATATTCAGTACACTAGGAACATGGTAACAGGAGCCTCCACAGCCAATCTTGCTTTGATTTTGATAGATGTTCGCAATGGCGTGGTAGAACAAACCAAAAGGCACTCATTCATCGCTTCACTTTTGCAGATTCCGCATGCTATCGTATGCGTCAACAAGATGGATTTGGTAGATTATTCAGAAGAAGCCTTTAATAAAGTCGTAAAAGAATACGAAGAGTTTTCAGCAAAAATGGCGATTAAAGATATTAGATACGTTCCCATTTCAGCACTCCATGGCAGTAATGTCGTAGATAAAAGCGGAAAAATGCCGTGGTATCAAGGGCGAACCTTACTCAACACCTTAGAAACCATTCACATCGCCAGCGACCACAATTTCATAGACATGCGTTTTCCCGTACAAACCGTGATTCGCCCGCATTCAGATGAACACCACGATTTTAGAGGATATGCTGGGCGTGTAGCCAGCGGAACGGTGAGAGTAGGAGACAAGGTATCCGTGTTGCCATCGGGCTTTGAATCTACCGTCAAAAGCATTCACACATACGATGGAGATTTGCAACAAGCCTTTCCGCCAATGTCTGTAACGCTCACTTTGGAAGACAATATAGACGTGAGCCGAGGCGATATGATTGTGAAAATTAATAACCAACCACAAGAAACTCAAGATGTAGATGTAATGCTCTGCTGGCTCAACAATAAAGCTCCATTGCCAAAAGCCAAATATTACCTAAGACATACATCAAATGAAGTGAAAGCAATGATAAAAGAAATCATTTACAAAGTAGATGTCAACACTTTACACAAAAACGAAGAGGATAAAGAATTGAAAATGAATGACATTGCAAGAGTAAGGCTGAGAACAACCAAACCCATTTTTACAGACGAATACAGAGACAATAGAATCACAGGTTCTGTCATTTTGATAGACGAAACGACCAATGAAACCGTAGCCGCAGGAATGATAAATTAA
- the cysD gene encoding sulfate adenylyltransferase subunit CysD, with product MTSYRLSYLKELEAEAIYVFREVYAQFDNPAILFSGGKDSIVLTHIAKKAFSPAKIPFPLVHIDTGHNFPEAIQFRDNLVKKLSVKLIVGSVQKSIDEGRVREETGINASRNTLQTTTLLDTIEEYKIDAAMGGGRRDEEKARAKERFFSHRDDFGQWDPKNQRPELWNLFNGRKNMGEHFRVFPISNFTEMDIWNYIMEENIQLPSLYFAHQRNVVWRNNTWIPESEFLQLRDGEEIVSKKIRFRTLGDITISGGIESDADTIEKVVNEIATTRSTERGNRADDKRGETAMEDRKKQGYF from the coding sequence ATGACATCTTATAGACTATCTTATTTAAAGGAATTAGAAGCCGAAGCGATTTACGTTTTCAGGGAAGTTTATGCGCAGTTTGATAATCCAGCGATTCTTTTTTCTGGAGGGAAAGACTCGATTGTTCTCACACATATTGCCAAAAAAGCTTTTTCCCCAGCCAAAATCCCGTTCCCGTTGGTGCATATAGATACAGGACATAATTTCCCTGAAGCCATTCAATTTAGAGATAATTTAGTCAAAAAATTGAGCGTTAAGTTAATTGTAGGTTCTGTTCAGAAATCTATTGATGAAGGTAGAGTAAGAGAAGAAACCGGAATCAATGCCAGTAGAAATACTTTGCAAACGACTACGCTTTTGGATACAATAGAAGAATACAAGATTGATGCAGCAATGGGTGGAGGAAGAAGAGATGAAGAAAAAGCAAGAGCAAAAGAAAGATTTTTTTCTCACAGAGATGATTTTGGGCAGTGGGACCCTAAAAATCAGCGGCCAGAATTGTGGAATTTGTTCAACGGAAGAAAAAATATGGGCGAACATTTCCGTGTTTTTCCGATTTCTAATTTCACCGAAATGGATATTTGGAACTACATTATGGAAGAAAATATTCAATTACCATCTTTATATTTTGCTCATCAAAGAAACGTAGTTTGGCGAAACAACACATGGATTCCAGAGTCAGAATTTCTACAATTGAGAGATGGCGAAGAAATCGTGAGCAAGAAAATTCGTTTCAGAACTTTGGGTGATATTACCATCTCAGGTGGAATTGAATCAGATGCAGACACCATAGAAAAGGTAGTGAATGAAATTGCTACAACCAGAAGTACAGAAAGAGGAAACCGTGCAGACGACAAGCGAGGAGAGACAGCCATGGAAGACCGTAAAAAACAAGGATATTTTTGA
- the cysC gene encoding adenylyl-sulfate kinase, producing MKLKNIIKQNYKIDRKKRENQYHQQGKVIWFTGLSGSGKSTLANLLEYELHQKGFKTYVLDGDNLRFGLNQDLNFSLQDRKENLRRTAEVAKLFVDAGVVVLAAFITPYQEDRDKIKQIIGKEDFMHIFVETPLEICEKRDVKGLYAKARAGEIKDFTGINAPFEIPKTYDLIIHTEKEKPEESVDKLLSLVLHKINLQK from the coding sequence ATGAAATTAAAAAATATCATAAAACAAAATTATAAAATAGATAGAAAAAAAAGAGAAAATCAATATCATCAGCAAGGGAAGGTGATTTGGTTTACAGGGCTTTCAGGTTCTGGTAAATCCACTTTGGCGAATCTTTTGGAATATGAGCTGCACCAAAAAGGATTCAAAACTTATGTTTTAGATGGAGATAATCTACGATTTGGTTTGAATCAAGATTTAAACTTCAGTCTGCAAGATAGAAAAGAAAATCTGAGAAGAACAGCTGAAGTTGCCAAACTTTTTGTAGATGCTGGGGTAGTGGTTTTGGCAGCATTCATTACACCATACCAAGAAGATAGAGATAAAATTAAGCAAATCATAGGCAAAGAAGATTTCATGCACATTTTTGTGGAGACGCCTTTAGAAATTTGTGAAAAACGAGATGTAAAAGGTTTGTATGCCAAAGCAAGAGCTGGTGAGATAAAAGATTTCACAGGAATCAATGCTCCATTTGAAATTCCTAAAACCTATGATTTAATCATTCATACAGAAAAAGAAAAGCCCGAAGAAAGCGTAGATAAATTGCTATCTTTGGTGCTACATAAAATAAACCTCCAAAAATAA
- a CDS encoding SLC13 family permease — MMIAEEMQMWIVLGVMALLVVGLVTDKFRPHNLFFGATLILMLLGILDYKVFLTSFANGSIATIFVLILITAGVNSNFNILKYLDKIFTQQQKPRWFLFQMMGMVSLISSVMNNTPIVAMMIPYVMRWSKKMKIPPAKLLIPLSFAAISGGMITVIGTSTNLVLNGFMESKGVEGFKIFDFVIPGILVTLAMIFFLITAGYNLLTARKNPIDFVKENLKEYLVEVSLSQNSAQIGKTVQEAGLRNLQRVYLVEIDRGGKLISPVAPEEVLESTDRLFFAGDTTGIVEIVKEKNGFEFPKTQRFNLQGQLEIIETLIPYNSHLSGKTLREAGFREKYDAAVIAIHRNSERLRGKLGEVRLSHGDLLMLTAGRKFQKALENNTDLYSLGIKDQLGKTPRWKATTLGVIAVFMMSLVIAGFIPFFIGILTILITFLGLGLMSQKEVSKNLNLDLFIILGSAVALGSAFIETGGAKFIADEVIHVFSAYGNISLVIGIYLLTVILTAFITNAAAVSIVFPIAYEMNQALNIEASAIYLAIAFGASCCFTTPFGYQTNLMVYAPGGYKFIDFIKIGIPVTIIYSVVSLSYILIHYQMYSS; from the coding sequence ATGATGATAGCAGAAGAAATGCAAATGTGGATTGTACTGGGGGTAATGGCGCTTTTAGTCGTAGGTTTGGTCACAGATAAATTCAGGCCACATAATTTATTTTTCGGAGCCACATTAATTCTAATGTTACTTGGAATTTTAGACTACAAGGTGTTTCTCACTTCCTTTGCCAATGGTTCCATTGCGACTATTTTTGTCTTAATATTGATTACGGCAGGGGTGAATTCTAATTTTAATATTCTCAAGTATTTAGATAAAATCTTTACACAGCAACAAAAGCCAAGATGGTTTCTTTTTCAGATGATGGGCATGGTTTCGTTAATTTCATCGGTGATGAATAATACGCCGATTGTGGCAATGATGATTCCTTATGTGATGCGCTGGAGCAAAAAAATGAAAATTCCCCCAGCAAAGCTGCTGATTCCGTTGTCTTTTGCAGCGATTTCTGGCGGAATGATTACCGTGATAGGAACCTCTACCAATCTAGTGCTAAATGGTTTTATGGAATCTAAAGGGGTGGAAGGGTTTAAAATTTTTGATTTTGTGATTCCAGGTATTTTGGTGACACTAGCTATGATTTTCTTTCTAATAACGGCAGGGTATAATCTGCTTACGGCTAGAAAAAATCCGATTGATTTTGTGAAAGAAAACTTAAAAGAATATTTAGTCGAGGTATCCTTAAGTCAAAATTCAGCTCAGATTGGGAAGACGGTGCAAGAGGCGGGTTTACGGAATTTGCAGCGGGTTTATCTCGTAGAAATTGACCGAGGCGGGAAGCTCATATCACCAGTAGCGCCCGAGGAAGTTTTAGAAAGCACAGACCGTTTATTTTTTGCAGGAGATACAACAGGGATTGTAGAAATTGTGAAAGAAAAAAATGGCTTTGAGTTTCCCAAAACGCAACGGTTTAACTTACAAGGACAATTAGAAATCATTGAAACATTGATACCATATAATTCTCATTTATCAGGAAAGACATTGAGAGAAGCTGGCTTTAGAGAAAAATATGATGCTGCGGTGATAGCAATTCACAGAAATTCAGAGCGTTTGCGGGGGAAATTGGGGGAGGTTCGATTGTCGCACGGAGATTTATTGATGTTAACAGCAGGGAGGAAATTTCAAAAGGCTTTAGAAAATAATACCGATTTATACTCATTGGGCATCAAAGACCAATTAGGGAAAACGCCACGCTGGAAGGCTACGACACTTGGTGTGATTGCTGTTTTTATGATGAGTTTAGTCATAGCTGGATTTATTCCTTTTTTTATTGGGATTTTAACTATATTAATCACTTTTTTAGGGCTTGGACTGATGTCTCAAAAAGAAGTATCGAAGAATCTGAATCTTGATTTATTCATTATTTTAGGAAGTGCAGTTGCGTTAGGTTCAGCTTTTATAGAAACAGGAGGAGCTAAATTTATTGCCGATGAGGTAATTCATGTTTTTTCGGCTTATGGAAATATCAGTTTAGTTATCGGGATATACCTTCTTACGGTAATTCTTACGGCGTTTATCACCAATGCAGCGGCTGTTTCCATTGTTTTTCCCATTGCGTATGAAATGAATCAAGCTTTGAACATAGAAGCCAGCGCGATTTATTTAGCCATAGCATTTGGGGCGAGTTGTTGTTTTACCACGCCATTCGGATACCAAACGAATTTGATGGTTTATGCACCAGGCGGATATAAATTCATAGATTTCATCAAAATCGGAATACCTGTAACTATTATTTATTCAGTCGTAAGTTTGAGTTATATTCTTATTCATTATCAAATGTATTCGTCATGA